DNA sequence from the Ruminococcus albus 7 = DSM 20455 genome:
TCTTCAGCTGCTCCGCAAAAGGCGATACACGCGGAGCGTGGTTGTTAGATACTATCATAAGCCTTATGCCGTTTTGCTTCATAAGCTCTATCCAGTCAAGACTGGACTGCGGCACTATCGGGTTATTGTGAGTAGTCAGCGTATTATCAAGGTCAAGAAGCAGACCTTTTATATTCTTCTTTTTAAGGAAATCAGGAGTGATATCCTTTACCTTATCAAATACATATGTAGGTTTGAAAAAAAACAAAATACATTCTCCTAAAAAATCTTTTTATAATAATATCATTATAGCACATTATCATCCAATTGTAAAGATACCGTGAAATAATTTATCACAGATCATGCTGTCAGCCCTCGGCAAACTCTGCTGCAAGTGCAAAAACAAAGGTCATCAGCAGACTTATACTGATGCTGCCGTTTATACCCATAAGCACTATCAGCATAGCCGTAAGCAATATGAACGTACACCTGACAGCCCTGAGTCCCCTGCCATCTGTCAGCAGTTCCAGGGCTCTGCCGCCGTCAAAATGTCTGAACGGCAAAAGATTGAAGGCTCCCAGCAGCAGATTTATCTGAACGAATAAACTCATGCCATCCAGCACAAGCCCTGTTAGCGCCAGCAAAAAATTCATACCGCACCCTGCCAGAAGTACTGTAAGATCTTTCCCGAGGCTGTCTATCCTGCCGGCCTGCGGAGTTATGCGTATCCCACCGCCGTAAAGTGTCACCGCCTGCGGTCTGTTACCGAATATAATCATAAAAAGCAAATGTCCGCACTCATGCAGGAAGCAGCAGATAAGTGCTGTCAGCATACTTCTGCTGTCGCAGCCTGTCAGCAGCACCAAAGCCAGCACCGCAGGAAAGCTGAAGCTTATCCCCAGCTGTACACCGCCCACATTTATACGGAACATTTTTCATCACCCTTTAGTATGATATTCGGGTGACACTGTTATAATGATCTTTTTCTTATACTGATCTCACCGCTGGATATGGTGTCCTCTCTGCCGTCCTCATATCTCACCATAAGCCGACATCTTTCGTCAGTATCTATCAGCTTTGCAGGAACGATATCATCTCCGCGAATGATATTTATATCCTCGCCCCGCCACAAAAGCCTGCTGCGGTATCCGGGCAGGAAGCTGTTCTCGGAAAGCTCTCGGTAATACCGCATGAAGCCCTCCAGCACCAGTGCCGCCAGACGGTTGCGTGCATCCTCAGCGGGAGCATCCAGCACTGCACCTGCGATATCCCTTATCTCCTCGGGAAAACCGCCATCGGGCTCATATACATTTATGCCTATACCGCATACAGCATAGTCCAAACCGCCGTTTTCAAGGCTGAACGAAGCTTCTGTCAGTATGCCGCATATCTTCCTGCCGTCTGTATAAACATCGTTGACCCACTTGATGTCTGTCATCCTCCCGCTTATTTTTTCTGCAGCTTCTGCCACAGCAACAGCGGCTGCAGTAGTTATGCGCACAGCATCTGCAGCTGTCATCTCGGGTCTCAGAAGTATGCTCATGTAAAGACCTGTATCTGAGGGCGAGAAAAACTTTCTCCCCAGTCTGCCCTTGCCGCCTGTCTGCATCCCCGCAATGACCACAGTGCCTTCGGGCGCACCCTGTACAGCCAGTTCACGCAGTCGTATATTGGTGGAATCCGTTTCCTTATATACAGTAAGACTGACACCGCAGCTGTGGGAAAGATACTTTTCAACACCTGCCGCAGAAAGCATATCTGCACTGTCAAGGCGATAGCCTTTTTTTGTCACAGCAGATATCTTATAACCCTCTTCACGAAGGTTGGTAACAGCCTTCCACACCGCGCCGCGTGTACAGCCCAGACTTTCAGCTATCTCCTCACCTGAAAGGTATCTGCCCCTGTTTTTCTCAAACAGTTTTATCAGTTCCTCTTTTACAGCCAAACAGCTCACTCCTTCCGAAGTACATTAAGGTCTACTGCTCCGTTTATGCCGTTAATACGGCCTGTGCCGCAGCGCTGCCAGATATACCAGTCGCCCTCGTAGGTAGTTTCTTCCACATAATGTGCCACCCATACCGGTCTGTTGTTCTTGTTTTCCCAGAACAGTTCAAGGAAGTTCTTGCTGCTGTAAAGCATAGCTTCGTAGCCGCTTTTTTCCAGTTCGTCCGCAAAGGCTTCATACACCTCGGAAAGATCATGGATATTCATACCGTACCGCTGGAAACTCTGGAATTCCTCCCAGTCAAAAGCTATAGGGAAATCAAGCTTTCTGCCGTCGAGAGTATCGACTATCTTCTTCGCGGTAGCCCTTGCGCCGTCGGCAGTAGTATCGGTAGAATAGAAATATACCCCGACCTTCAGCCCTGCTGCAGATGCCCCCGACATATTCGCATAATAGTATTCATCAAGATCGGTGCCGCCCGATTCGCCGTATCCCATACGCATTATAACGAACCTGCAGCCTGCATCGGACACTGCATTATAGTCGATATCCCCCTGCCAGCGTGATACATCTATGCCGAACTCTCTGCCGTTTCCGCTGTATGTCTGCATGAAGTCACCGAAATCTATAGTGCTGTCATCGTAATACGGGTCATAGGCTGAACCGCCAACATTGACATTAAGGTACTTCGTCAGCCTGTTGCCGTTTGCATCATCTATATACAGCGTAAGCGGATAACTGCCCTCTGCGGAGGTATCAACATCGCCTTCGACTGTAAGCGATGGGGTGCGATCGAAGTTATCGGCATAGCTTATATAGCTGTCTATATCGAAATAGTCACCGACGTCCAGATAGATATCGTCCCCCAGAAGCATCACGGGCGGTGTGGTATCAACTACGGTATATTTTACCTTCTTTTCAGCCTCAGCACCATCAAGCTCCATTTTCAGGGTGACTTCATGTTCACCGAGTTCGTTGGTATTCAGAAGTTCATCGCCGTTTTTGAGCTTTGCGTTGCTGTCGAACACAAAGTCTTTCAGCTTTACCTGCTGGTAGACCTCCACCGTATCCATGCACCCGACGTTTATCTTATCCGGGTCTGCTTTTTTCTTTTTTGCAGAGGTCGTGGTCTCGGGCTTGCTCTCGTCCTTTTTGGGGACAGTCGTTTCGGCAGGTTTTTCCTTATTCTCTACAACTATCTTGTCTGCGCTGTCCTCATCAGCGGTGGTCTGGGTATCGGTTGTCACTGCTGATTTATCGTTATCCTTGGATTCAATATCCGCACCGCAGGCTGAAAGCATCAGTGCCGCGGCTGCTATGGCTAAAGCTTTCCTCATTCGCCCTTATCCTCCAGCGCTTCCAGCAGGTTCTCGTACAGTTCGGGATACTTTTTCTGCATACGTATGGGACGCAGGTCTGTACCGGTGAAGCAGTGCTCGGTAACAGCGGTAAGTGCCAGCTGACCTGTTGTCAGGTTGTTGACCTCGTATTCCAGCTTGAATCTGCAGCCGTTGAAGCTGAGAAGTCTGCATACTACTTCAAATTCGTCCCCGAATCTGACAGGATACTTATACTCACATGAAACGCTAAGCACCGGAGATACTATGCCCTGCTTTTCGGTGAACTCAAAGGGACAGCCTGCCTGTTCCATCAGGTCTATCCTTGCTTCCTCCAGCCAGCGTACATAGTTGGAATGGTGTACGATATCCATTCTGTCTGTTTCATAATAATATGCCTTGCGGCGGTAAGGTTTATATTCTTTCATTTTTATGTTCCTTCTTTCTGTTGAGTGCCGTTTGTTTGGACGTTCTTTTTGACGTACTGCGGGGGTGTCGCCCCTCTCTACGTTCGGGTCGAGTCGTCAAAGGCGCTGTCGCTGTTTGACGACGAGCGCGGGCAATATTTACGCACTTAGTTTGTGCGGGTGTCAAAGATTTGCTTACGCTCGGGATTTTGGTATTGCCCGCGCCGTATGGTCGGGAGATAGTCTGCTATTGCTTGATTGTTGCCGCGTCGCTTTTGTGCCTTGACCGAGAGGCTCTGCCTCTCGAGCTCTCCGCAAGCCTTTCGCGAAAGGCTTGACCCAAAGCTCTTCTCCTTGGCATTCTATCCTAAGTACAGCAACGTTATCTCCCTGCCAACAATTATGAATTATGAATTGAATCGTGCTGCTTTTTCAAAGCTCATATTTCCTCCGAAGATATCGAGGGCGCTTCCTATGGTGAAATCCACCCTGCCTTTGCCCAACATTTTAAGCTTTTCAAGGTCATCAAAGGATGATATACCCCCCGCATAGGTGGCAGGCATACCTTCGATATCTCCCAGCATGGTTGCTACTCCGTCCTCGATCCCCCTTGCCTTGCCTTCAACATCTACTGCGTGTATAAGGAATTCATCACAGTTGTTTCTAAGACGTTCTATGGTCTCGGGGCAGAGTTTTGTGTCGGTGAACTTCTGCCATCTGTCGGTGACGATGTAGTAGTCCTCTCCGCGCTTTCTGCATGAAAGGTCAAGCACCAGCCTGTCCCTGCCAACTGCGTTTTTCATAAGTGTGAGGTTATGCTCGTCTATCTCGCCGTTCCTGAAAACGAAGCTTGTGACGATAACATGGCTTGCACCCTTGTCAAGGAAACCTGCGGCGTTTTTGTCGTTTATACCTCCGCCTATCTGCAAGCCGCCCTCAAAGGAACTCAGTGCGGAATATGCCTGCTGCAAGTCCTTTTCGTAGAACTCGCTGCCTGCGGGGTTCAGGATTATGATGTGTCCCCCTGTCAGCCCGCGGCTTTTGTAGAGTGCGCCGTAGTAGCCTCCGTCCTGTTCGGATACGAAATTATCCTGTGCTTTATTGCCTTTATCCGCAAGGCTTCCGCCCACTATCTGCTTTACACAGCCGTTGTGGATATCTATACATGGTCTGAACTTCATGTCTTTACCTCCGCATCAGAGTATGCATAACATCTGAAATATACGTATATCCCAGATCCTAAAATACTTTTATTCCGCTGACACACCACGCTAAACAGCCTTTTGACGGGCAATATCAAGAGCCGGCGGTATTCTTTCCTGGTTTTATTATACCACACCGTGTAATATATGTCAAACCTGCCGCCGCTGCAGGTATACCAAAGATACATAAACACCTGAAATGGCTTATTATATTAAAATTTTTTCACACCCGTACCCACCAATGCATAGATTGCCCAAAAATGCATAAGAAGCTTTGTTACGGTGTGTTTTTTTCTTGACAGAATATGCGTTTTGGTATATAATAGATGATGTATTATTATTTATGAAGGGCACTCAGCCCTCGATAAAATATGGAGGAAGTTTTTTATGGGACTTACACTTACTGAAAAGATTCTTAAAGCGCACCTTGTTGACGGTGAATTCGTCAAGGGTCAGGAGATCGGTATACGCATCGACCAGACTCTTACTCAGGACGCTACAGGTACTATGGCATACCTCGAGTATGAGGCTATGGGCGTGCCCCGCGTAAAGACCGAGAAGAGTGTGGCTTACATTGACCACAACACTCTCCAGTCCGGTTTCGAGAACGCTGATGACCACAGATTCATCGGTTCTGTCTGCAAAAAGCACGGCATCTATTTCTCCAGACCCGGCAACGGTATCTGCCACCAGGTACATCTTGAAAGATTCGGTATCCCCGGCAAGACCCTTATCGGTTCTGACAGCCATACCCCCACAGGCGGCGGTATCGGCATGATCGCTATCGGTGCGGGCGGACTTGATGTTGCTGTTGCTATGGGCGGCGGCGCTTACTACATCACATACCCCAACATCGTAAAGGTGAACCTGACAGGCAAGCTGTCTGCGTGGGTATCCGCTAAGGACGTTATACTGGAAGTTCTCAGAAGACTTTCCGTTAAGGGCGGCGTAGGCAAGGTAATAGAGTATTGCGGCGAAGGTGTAAAGACCCTGTCCGTTCCCGAGAGAGCTACCATCACAAACATGGGCGCTGAGCTTGGTGCTACTACCTCCATATTCCCCTCTGATGAGATCACACTTTCCTTCCTGAAAGCACAGGAGAGAGCAGAGGTATGGACAGAGCTGAAGGCTGACGATGATGCTGTATACGATGAAGTTATCGACATCGACCTCAGCAAACTGACACCTATGGCAGCATGTCCTCACAGCCCTGACAATATCAAGACCGCAGAGGAACTCAGCGGCATGAAGATAGATCAGGTATGTATCGGTTCATGCACAAACTCCTCCTATGTTGATATGATGAAGGTCGCTCATATCCTCAAGGGCAAGACCGTTCACCCCGATGTATCTCTGGCTATCGCTCCCGGCTCCAAGCAGGTGCTGAACATGATCGCAGAGAACGGCGCACTGGCTGATATGATCGCAGCAGGTGCAAGAATACTGGAATCCGCTTG
Encoded proteins:
- a CDS encoding peptidase M50, which gives rise to MFRINVGGVQLGISFSFPAVLALVLLTGCDSRSMLTALICCFLHECGHLLFMIIFGNRPQAVTLYGGGIRITPQAGRIDSLGKDLTVLLAGCGMNFLLALTGLVLDGMSLFVQINLLLGAFNLLPFRHFDGGRALELLTDGRGLRAVRCTFILLTAMLIVLMGINGSISISLLMTFVFALAAEFAEG
- the hisA gene encoding phosphoribosylformimino-5-aminoimidazole carboxamide ribotide isomerase; its protein translation is MKFRPCIDIHNGCVKQIVGGSLADKGNKAQDNFVSEQDGGYYGALYKSRGLTGGHIIILNPAGSEFYEKDLQQAYSALSSFEGGLQIGGGINDKNAAGFLDKGASHVIVTSFVFRNGEIDEHNLTLMKNAVGRDRLVLDLSCRKRGEDYYIVTDRWQKFTDTKLCPETIERLRNNCDEFLIHAVDVEGKARGIEDGVATMLGDIEGMPATYAGGISSFDDLEKLKMLGKGRVDFTIGSALDIFGGNMSFEKAARFNS
- a CDS encoding acyl-CoA thioesterase; the encoded protein is MKEYKPYRRKAYYYETDRMDIVHHSNYVRWLEEARIDLMEQAGCPFEFTEKQGIVSPVLSVSCEYKYPVRFGDEFEVVCRLLSFNGCRFKLEYEVNNLTTGQLALTAVTEHCFTGTDLRPIRMQKKYPELYENLLEALEDKGE
- a CDS encoding YqeG family HAD IIIA-type phosphatase yields the protein MFFFKPTYVFDKVKDITPDFLKKKNIKGLLLDLDNTLTTHNNPIVPQSSLDWIELMKQNGIRLMIVSNNHAPRVSPFAEQLKIDFVCEGAKPLTIGYTKAIKRMGLEKREVAAVGDQIFTDILGSNLKGIRSLFVFPIKPEESLPFRFKRACEKPFLPKLDK
- a CDS encoding aconitate hydratase, translating into MGLTLTEKILKAHLVDGEFVKGQEIGIRIDQTLTQDATGTMAYLEYEAMGVPRVKTEKSVAYIDHNTLQSGFENADDHRFIGSVCKKHGIYFSRPGNGICHQVHLERFGIPGKTLIGSDSHTPTGGGIGMIAIGAGGLDVAVAMGGGAYYITYPNIVKVNLTGKLSAWVSAKDVILEVLRRLSVKGGVGKVIEYCGEGVKTLSVPERATITNMGAELGATTSIFPSDEITLSFLKAQERAEVWTELKADDDAVYDEVIDIDLSKLTPMAACPHSPDNIKTAEELSGMKIDQVCIGSCTNSSYVDMMKVAHILKGKTVHPDVSLAIAPGSKQVLNMIAENGALADMIAAGARILESACGPCIGMGQAPNSKGISLRTFNRNFLGRSGTKDGQIYLVSPELAAASAVAGVLVDPRTLGDMPEIKVPEHFKINDNMVVPPVAEADMDSVEVLRGPNIKPYPETAPLVESIGCQVSLKVGDNITTDHIMPAGAKILPLRSNIPAISQHCFTVCDEDFPRRAKNMEKSIIVGGSNYGQGSSREHAALAPLYLGIKAVLVKSFARIHRANLINAGILPLTFVNEADYDKIEQGDEIEIANVRADIEAGKTQLTVVNKSKNVEIPVLCELTGRTKDIILAGGLLDYTREQLSK
- a CDS encoding biotin--[acetyl-CoA-carboxylase] ligase, with translation MAVKEELIKLFEKNRGRYLSGEEIAESLGCTRGAVWKAVTNLREEGYKISAVTKKGYRLDSADMLSAAGVEKYLSHSCGVSLTVYKETDSTNIRLRELAVQGAPEGTVVIAGMQTGGKGRLGRKFFSPSDTGLYMSILLRPEMTAADAVRITTAAAVAVAEAAEKISGRMTDIKWVNDVYTDGRKICGILTEASFSLENGGLDYAVCGIGINVYEPDGGFPEEIRDIAGAVLDAPAEDARNRLAALVLEGFMRYYRELSENSFLPGYRSRLLWRGEDINIIRGDDIVPAKLIDTDERCRLMVRYEDGREDTISSGEISIRKRSL
- a CDS encoding GH25 family lysozyme produces the protein MRKALAIAAAALMLSACGADIESKDNDKSAVTTDTQTTADEDSADKIVVENKEKPAETTVPKKDESKPETTTSAKKKKADPDKINVGCMDTVEVYQQVKLKDFVFDSNAKLKNGDELLNTNELGEHEVTLKMELDGAEAEKKVKYTVVDTTPPVMLLGDDIYLDVGDYFDIDSYISYADNFDRTPSLTVEGDVDTSAEGSYPLTLYIDDANGNRLTKYLNVNVGGSAYDPYYDDSTIDFGDFMQTYSGNGREFGIDVSRWQGDIDYNAVSDAGCRFVIMRMGYGESGGTDLDEYYYANMSGASAAGLKVGVYFYSTDTTADGARATAKKIVDTLDGRKLDFPIAFDWEEFQSFQRYGMNIHDLSEVYEAFADELEKSGYEAMLYSSKNFLELFWENKNNRPVWVAHYVEETTYEGDWYIWQRCGTGRINGINGAVDLNVLRKE